In the genome of Anabaena cylindrica PCC 7122, the window CCTGGATGGATATGCCACACAAATCATTATTAAATCTACTTAATCAGAGTTTTGGTATATCAAGTTTCTTTTTAGCAAATCACAGTTTGATATTTTCTAAAAGTTACAATAAAGTTTTCATAAACTAATACAATGTCTCATTTAGCCGATCTAATTACATATCTTTTTTGTTGTGGTTTGCAGATGCGAAGTGAGACAATAGATGCCTAATTTTCAATCATCCTTCCGGCGGATTTTAGTAACCAAAATATTGCTGCTATTTGTCCCAGTTTTATTAATCGGGGAGATGGCTGCACTGAATAAAGCACGTTCTAGCCTCTTGAATACTGCTCGGCAAAACTTAACAGAAAGTGCTATCCATAAAGGGGAAAAAATTACTGATGCGATCGCAGCACTAAAAACTAATTTACTGAGTGCTAGTCAAACAAGAGTGATTCAGTCTGGTTCATCAACTCCAGCCCAAAAATTTCTCACACAGTTAGCGCAACAATTACCAACCCAAATTGATTGTATTCAACTCAAGCATATCCAAAGAGCCGAAATTATTGCTAGTAGTTGTGGTGATAAAACCATTGAGCAATTGCCATTATCTTTTAATAACGATGAAGTTAAAATCACAGCTATTTTACCACCAAAACCAGGCACAACTGGTAAACGAAATCACCAAAATCAACTGCAATTAGTTTTATCAGTTCCAGTTTATAATAAACGAGGAAATTTAGCTTACGCCTTAATTCTTCAGACTACATTACACCAACAAATTGAAAATAAAACAGGCTCTTTGATAGGTTCTTTAGTAGTCATTGCTGAAGACGGTACTATTTTAGCACACCCATCTTTAGAAAGAGTGGGAACTAATATTAAAAATTACTCAGATGCTGAAGAACTACAAAGTTTAGTGAAAAATGCTATTAAGGGAAATAATGATTCAATCAAGCTGAATTTACAAAAAAATAAGGAATCAATTGCCGGTTATACAGCGATTCCTAATCCCCTAACACAACAGCAGCAACAAAAATGGATTATTTTAGCTGTTGCTAGTGTCCAAGATGCATTGTATGGATTAGAAGAAATTAAACTTATCCTTATTGTCTTAACAGTTGGTTTAATTGGCACTACTTTATTGGCATCTTTTTATTTAGCTCCCTATTTAGCTGGGCCTGTAGAAGAACTTAGAGACTATGCTTTAAATATTCACAGTCACCACGCTGCCCAACCAATTCCCCGTAACTTTAAAATCCGGGAGTTTAATCAACTGGCTCAAGCGTTAGATCAAATGGTTGAAAGACTCAAAGCTTGGGCAGAAGAATTAGAAATAGCCTGGAAAGAAGCCAAATCAGCCAACCAAGTTAAAAGTCAATTTTTAGCGACAACTTCCCATGAATTAAGAAACCCATTGCATATTATTATTAACTGTGTTCGCTTAGTTAGAGATGATTTGTGTGATAGTCGTGAAGAAGAATTAGAATTTCTCAAACGAGCTGATGATACGGCAATTCATTTGTTAGGTATTATTAATGACTTACTCGATATTTCTAAAATTGAAGCAGGTAAACTTTCAGTTGTGACAGCACCTCTGGAATTGCGGCAATTATTACTAGAGGTGATTAATTTACAATCACTTAATGTGCAGCAAAAGGGATTACAATTAAAATGTGAGCTAGGTAATGAACTGTTACCAGTGAAGGCAGATAAAGGAAAACTCAAACAAGTTCTCATTAATATTATTGGTAATGCTACTAAATTCACAGACCAGGGTAGCATCATAATTAGTACTGATATTCAGCAGATTAATGGCAGCTTTTATGTGATAGTTTCAGTGAAAGATACAGGTATAGGTATTGATCCTGAACAGCAGCATAAACTATTCCGTCCCTTTGTAATGGTAGGTGGCACAAGCGCACGGAAGTTTGAAGGTACTGGATTAGGATTGGCGATTTCTCGGAATTTAATCGAATTGATGGGAGGAAAAATTACTTTGGAAAGTTTGGGTTCTCTCCAAGGTACAACTGTGCAAATTATCTTACCTTTAATTGATATATCTCTATTACCGAACTCCGATAAAAAGGGAGATTTAGGTAATAATGAACTGAAAGGAAACAGTTATTCTAACTTGCAGGAAGATCAATCTGTAAATATTTATTCTTCTTCAAAGGGAGAGATGAATACAACGCCAGATATACAACATATAGCTATTAAATAAGGCTAGGAGTCAGGAGTCAGGAGTCAGGAAGAAGAATTAGAAGGAGATCAGAATATTCTCAAATCTGGGTAAATGAACGGTAAATGAATGCTTTCATCGCTTATTTCTTGCACCTTCTCCAACTTTTTCAGCCTGAAACTGTTGATATATCTATGTTTTAGGTTTATTATTAAGCAAACCCTAATTAGGAATTATGTTGATAGTTTTGCCGCCTTGCTTCAGAGATTTTGTCAAAGCG includes:
- a CDS encoding sensor histidine kinase; the encoded protein is MPNFQSSFRRILVTKILLLFVPVLLIGEMAALNKARSSLLNTARQNLTESAIHKGEKITDAIAALKTNLLSASQTRVIQSGSSTPAQKFLTQLAQQLPTQIDCIQLKHIQRAEIIASSCGDKTIEQLPLSFNNDEVKITAILPPKPGTTGKRNHQNQLQLVLSVPVYNKRGNLAYALILQTTLHQQIENKTGSLIGSLVVIAEDGTILAHPSLERVGTNIKNYSDAEELQSLVKNAIKGNNDSIKLNLQKNKESIAGYTAIPNPLTQQQQQKWIILAVASVQDALYGLEEIKLILIVLTVGLIGTTLLASFYLAPYLAGPVEELRDYALNIHSHHAAQPIPRNFKIREFNQLAQALDQMVERLKAWAEELEIAWKEAKSANQVKSQFLATTSHELRNPLHIIINCVRLVRDDLCDSREEELEFLKRADDTAIHLLGIINDLLDISKIEAGKLSVVTAPLELRQLLLEVINLQSLNVQQKGLQLKCELGNELLPVKADKGKLKQVLINIIGNATKFTDQGSIIISTDIQQINGSFYVIVSVKDTGIGIDPEQQHKLFRPFVMVGGTSARKFEGTGLGLAISRNLIELMGGKITLESLGSLQGTTVQIILPLIDISLLPNSDKKGDLGNNELKGNSYSNLQEDQSVNIYSSSKGEMNTTPDIQHIAIK